The sequence GGCGTAGGACATACGGTTCGCCCAAATCGGAGGCAATGACTAATTCAGGGGCAAATGGGATCTGACCCAGCAGCGGAACCCCTAGCCGACCGCTCTCCTCGTTGCCACCGCCGCTGCGGAAAATGGGAATCGTTACCTCAAATCGGCCCTGGTCGTCCCCCATGACCCTTGAGAGGTCGCCCAGACCTTCCAGCTCCAGTGTCGCCTCGGGCACCTCCCGGCCCTGGGCATCCTTCACTATCCCCGCGACTGACAGACCGGACATATTTTCCACCACTCCCAGAACCGGGGTATTCACTTTCTCAAACATATCTGCACCTTTACGCACATCCAAGAGGGCCAGTTTCTGGGGGGTAGTAACGATGATCGCACCGGTGAGGGCTAGCCGCTGGACGAGCGTAAGCTGGATATCGCCAGTCCCCGGTGGCAGATCGATGACCAGGACATCGAGTTCTCCCCAATCTACATCCTCGAAGAACTGCTGGGTGATCTTGGACACCAAAGGTCCCCGCCAGAGCGTAGGGGCCTGGTTGCCGCTGATAAATCCAAAGGACATGATACGCATTCCGTGGCGTTCCAGGGGAACAACCTTCTGCTGTGCGTTCAGGGAAGGCCGCTCGTGAGTCCCCATGATCATGGGCAGACTGGGGCCGTAGATATCCAGATCGAGGATGCCTACCTTGGCGCCGGCCATGGCCATGGCGGCGGCCAGATTCACGGCAATAGTAGATTTCCCCACTCCCCCCTTACCGCTGGCTATGGCGATAGTCCGCT comes from Candidatus Neomarinimicrobiota bacterium and encodes:
- a CDS encoding P-loop NTPase → MEISHDDIIKVLRTVNYPGLSRDIVSFGMVTDVEISGDRIKVVLAVASSNEGHKARLAASVKSALAEKLKLSQVEVTIVPPGPGGGIGATTAAGPSLIQSPIPGVKRTIAIASGKGGVGKSTIAVNLAAAMAMAGAKVGILDLDIYGPSLPMIMGTHERPSLNAQQKVVPLERHGMRIMSFGFISGNQAPTLWRGPLVSKITQQFFEDVDWGELDVLVIDLPPGTGDIQLTLVQRLALTGAIIVTTPQKLALLDVRKGADMFEKVNTPVLGVVENMSGLSVAGIVKDAQGREVPEATLELEGLGDLSRVMGDDQGRFEVTIPIFRSGGGNEESGRLGVPLLGQIPFAPELVIASDLGEPYVLRHPETPAGLEFRRIAETIMSLGTGQS